In Constrictibacter sp. MBR-5, the following proteins share a genomic window:
- a CDS encoding ribosome maturation factor RimP: MTEIARTTALIEPVIRTMGYDVVRVTMLGKSRPTLQIMIEPTEGRALTVDDCASVSRAVSELLDEHDPIGGAYLLEVSSPGIDRPLTRPGDYERFAGFEARIDLERPLESGRKRLQGRIAGVERGTEGEIVRMAVGAEEVRVPFGDIRRAKLVLTDELLAAAEKGQH; this comes from the coding sequence ATGACTGAAATCGCGCGCACAACGGCGCTGATCGAACCGGTGATCCGGACCATGGGGTACGACGTCGTCAGGGTGACGATGCTCGGCAAATCCAGGCCGACCCTGCAGATCATGATCGAGCCGACGGAGGGGCGTGCCCTCACCGTCGACGACTGTGCGTCGGTCAGCCGCGCCGTCTCCGAACTGCTCGACGAACACGACCCGATCGGCGGGGCCTACCTGCTGGAGGTCTCGTCGCCGGGCATCGACCGACCGCTGACCCGGCCGGGCGACTATGAGCGCTTCGCCGGCTTCGAGGCGCGGATCGACCTGGAGAGGCCGCTGGAGAGCGGCCGCAAGCGCCTGCAGGGCCGCATCGCTGGAGTCGAGCGGGGGACCGAGGGCGAGATCGTGCGGATGGCCGTGGGTGCCGAAGAGGTCCGCGTGCCGTTCGGGGACATCCGGCGCGCCAAGCTGGTCCTGACGGACGAACTGCTGGCGGCCGCCGAGAAAGGACAACACTGA
- a CDS encoding DUF4411 family protein — translation MLYLLDADTLITGDRKAYPLRRFPVFWDWLRYQGEHGNVKIPLEQWEEVTSGRGEIVDWLRTEECRAALILVEEPDPAMIADTMRNGYGELDENGVELVGRDPFLIAYARSQIGGRTVVTFEVSKPAKRGANRRCLS, via the coding sequence TTGCTCTACCTCCTCGACGCAGACACCCTGATCACAGGCGACCGCAAAGCCTATCCCTTGCGGCGCTTTCCGGTGTTCTGGGATTGGCTCCGATACCAGGGCGAACACGGCAATGTTAAGATTCCATTGGAGCAATGGGAGGAAGTCACCTCGGGCCGTGGCGAGATCGTTGACTGGCTTCGTACTGAAGAGTGCCGCGCGGCGTTGATTCTCGTCGAGGAGCCAGACCCCGCCATGATCGCAGACACGATGCGGAATGGTTACGGCGAACTCGACGAAAACGGCGTGGAGCTTGTCGGCCGCGACCCCTTCTTGATCGCCTATGCTCGCAGCCAGATCGGCGGAAGAACTGTGGTCACGTTCGAAGTTTCCAAGCCGGCCAAGCGCGGGGCGAATCGTAGATGTCTGTCGTGA
- a CDS encoding XRE family transcriptional regulator has translation MPKLNPQILLWARESAGLTIEDAARGIGLSGENASARLAEMEAGEREPTRPQLLKMANRYRRPLLTFYLPEPPAAGPRTHDFRTLPERERGSEALLHALVRDVKTRQALVRSSLEDAEEGDRLPFVGSINPADGPEALATAMRRTVRFDRDAYRRARTIDEAFRVLRDAVEAAGVYVLLMGNLGHHTSNLSPGVFRGMAIADDVAPFIVINETDARSAWPFTLLHELGHVLIGETGISGYDSDQASERLCDDAAARLLLDRDELYAIPRRQELDALVEDIGAFANARKVSRKMVAYNMLRAGIVPAVLYRRLADQFDEDRFEFARRAPGKGAPDYFVVRRHRVGQGLIRLVDRMMAEGVLTTTKASKVLGVKATAVGRMTERAA, from the coding sequence ATGCCGAAGTTGAACCCTCAGATCCTGTTATGGGCGCGCGAAAGCGCGGGCTTGACGATCGAGGACGCCGCTCGTGGGATCGGCCTGAGCGGCGAGAACGCTTCTGCTCGTCTGGCCGAAATGGAGGCTGGAGAGCGCGAGCCGACTCGGCCGCAGCTTCTCAAGATGGCAAACCGATATCGTCGGCCGCTGCTGACTTTCTACCTGCCAGAACCGCCGGCCGCCGGGCCGCGAACGCATGACTTCCGCACCCTCCCCGAGCGTGAGCGGGGTTCGGAGGCATTGCTCCACGCGCTCGTCCGAGACGTGAAGACCCGGCAGGCGCTTGTCCGAAGCTCGTTGGAGGACGCCGAGGAAGGTGATCGACTGCCTTTTGTGGGATCTATCAACCCCGCAGACGGGCCAGAGGCGCTCGCTACAGCAATGCGGCGCACAGTGAGATTTGACCGGGACGCTTATCGGCGCGCTCGAACGATCGACGAGGCCTTCCGGGTTCTTCGCGACGCCGTTGAAGCGGCGGGGGTGTACGTTCTGCTGATGGGAAACCTCGGCCACCACACTTCCAATCTGAGCCCCGGGGTATTCCGCGGCATGGCGATCGCAGACGACGTTGCGCCGTTTATCGTCATCAACGAGACAGACGCACGCTCCGCTTGGCCCTTCACGCTGCTGCACGAACTCGGCCACGTTCTCATCGGCGAGACTGGAATCAGTGGGTACGACAGCGACCAGGCAAGCGAGCGCCTTTGTGATGACGCAGCCGCGCGCCTCCTTCTTGATCGCGACGAACTCTATGCAATCCCACGCCGGCAAGAGCTCGACGCTCTTGTCGAAGATATCGGCGCCTTCGCGAACGCGCGGAAGGTCAGCCGTAAAATGGTTGCCTACAACATGCTCCGCGCCGGCATCGTCCCCGCTGTCCTCTACCGTCGCCTCGCCGATCAGTTCGACGAGGACCGGTTCGAGTTTGCGCGTAGGGCGCCTGGTAAAGGAGCGCCCGACTATTTTGTCGTTCGCCGCCACCGTGTAGGACAAGGGCTGATTCGTCTGGTCGACCGGATGATGGCGGAAGGCGTCCTCACGACCACCAAGGCAAGTAAGGTCCTCGGCGTGAAGGCGACTGCGGTCGGTCGCATGACCGAGCGCGCGGCGTAG
- a CDS encoding transcriptional regulator: MEMHAAKRVEIIIEAVMERRLTTALTDAGVTGYTVLPVSGGSGRSGQWTREGQVSRAGGMVAVICLVRPERLDPLLEAAFAVVERHIGVVSIADAQVLRAERF; encoded by the coding sequence ATGGAGATGCACGCGGCGAAGCGCGTCGAGATCATCATCGAGGCGGTGATGGAGCGCCGGCTGACCACGGCGCTGACCGACGCCGGCGTGACCGGCTATACCGTCCTGCCCGTGAGCGGCGGGTCGGGACGTTCGGGCCAGTGGACCCGCGAGGGACAGGTGAGCCGCGCCGGCGGCATGGTCGCCGTCATCTGCCTCGTCCGGCCCGAGCGGCTGGACCCGCTGCTGGAAGCGGCGTTCGCGGTGGTGGAACGCCACATCGGCGTCGTCAGCATCGCCGACGCCCAGGTGCTCCGCGCCGAGCGATTCTGA